The nucleotide window ATCGATTCGGGCGTGACGGCGGCGGCCCGCCCGGCGTCCCGATAACGTTGGTTTGAAAAACACCGACCAGGCACCCGCAGAGGTGTAACCCCGAAACCCTGCCTTGAACCCGTGAGTACGTTATGGAACCCGGAAACGCCCAGCTGTCGATGACGGTATTGATGACCCCCGACATGGCCAACTTCTCTGGCAATGTCCACGGCGGCACCTTGCTCAAATACCTCGATGAAGTGGCCTACGCCTGCGCCAGCCGGTATGCCGGCCGCTACGTGGTGACCCTGTCGGTGGATCAGGTGATCTTCCGCGAACCGATTCACGTCGGCGAACTGGTGACCTTTCTGGCCTCGGTCAACTACACCGGCAATACCTCGATGGAGGTCGGCATCAAGGTCGTGACCGAGAACATCCGCGAGCGCTCGGTGCGCCACACCAACAGCTGCTTCTTCACCATGGTCGCGGTGGATGACCAGCGCAAACCGGCCGCCGTCCCGCCGCTGCAACCGCAGCACAGCGAAGACAAGCGTCGGTACATGCAGGCCCAGCAGCGTCGGCAGATTCGTCAGGAACTGGAAAAGCGCTATCAGGAAATCAAGGGCGACGCCTGAGCTATTCCGTCAGTTTGATGGTGTTCATGAGATCGTCTTCGCGAGCAAGCCCGCTCCCACTCTGGTTCTCTGTCGTACACAAAATATGTGTGCACTGAAGATTTATTTTGGGAGCGGGCTTGCTCGCGAATGGGGCCAACGCGGATCAGAGGCTGATCGCAGTCGCCTCGAACCGCACCCGGG belongs to Pseudomonas sp. B21-015 and includes:
- a CDS encoding acyl-CoA thioesterase encodes the protein MEPGNAQLSMTVLMTPDMANFSGNVHGGTLLKYLDEVAYACASRYAGRYVVTLSVDQVIFREPIHVGELVTFLASVNYTGNTSMEVGIKVVTENIRERSVRHTNSCFFTMVAVDDQRKPAAVPPLQPQHSEDKRRYMQAQQRRQIRQELEKRYQEIKGDA